The genomic interval CCTCGAATGTCAACGTTGCACCGCTTGCTGCCGCTGGCCAGGGCAAGTGCGATTGACCGAAGCCGAAATCGCGCAGGTTGCGGCCTTCAAGGGCCTGAGCGAACAGGATTTCATCCAGCAGTTCACCCGGCTCCGCCACGATCGTCGCCGGCTTGTATTGCAGGAAAATCCGGATGGTTCCTGTGTGTTTCTCGAAGGCCATGATTGCTCGGTTCAAGCCGTCAAGCCGCAGCAATGCCGGGATTTTCCGAACCTCTGGAACTCTCCCGGCTTCGAGAAAATCTGCCACGCCATCCCG from Verrucomicrobiota bacterium carries:
- a CDS encoding YkgJ family cysteine cluster protein, with product MPIFLECQRCTACCRWPGQVRLTEAEIAQVAAFKGLSEQDFIQQFTRLRHDRRRLVLQENPDGSCVFLEGHDCSVQAVKPQQCRDFPNLWNSPGFEKICHAIP